In Babylonia areolata isolate BAREFJ2019XMU chromosome 19, ASM4173473v1, whole genome shotgun sequence, a single window of DNA contains:
- the LOC143293560 gene encoding programmed cell death protein 4-like, producing MEVGSENPIQDGEMAEDMNGDDSVGDVDGGTGTDSVGDRPMRKAKRLLTRQSSGGDGSNTSSAQLNKKIPFNKNSRKSRDGRGRGLPKKGGGGGKGTWGKPGEELDADGNAMDSHDPNYDSDSQDENIAFEQICPEMTTEDFEKFFEPMIMEYFEHGDTKDVLEELSDVNIEHLKRRMVEFLISKALDHKDHHRELTSVLISDLYGKVLNTDHLMEGFDDVLTRLSDLVIDTPDASTVVGKFIARAVADDCLPPKYVVRHKAEDVSCPHTKKAAEQADVLLNQKHGIVRLDNIWGTGGGIRPVKQLIKKIVLLLKEYLSSSDIKEATLCLTQLNVPHFHHEVVYEATVIVLEDSHERAAEMMAKFLKSLADAVIITPEQFKQGFQRVYDSMPDLCLDVPNAYQLLESFAALCHKEGFLSDAMLKDIPQRGRKRFVSEGDGGQVKATSS from the exons ATGGAGGTTGGCAGCGAAAACCCGATTCAAGATGGCGAGATGGCTGAAGATATGAATGGGGACGATTCGGTGGGTGATGTTGACGGCGGCACTGGCACGGACAGTGTGGGTGACAGACCAATGCGAAAAGCAAAGCGACTTTTGACGAGGCAGTCTTCAGGAGGCGACGGTTCCAACACTAGTAGCGCTCAACTGAACAAAAAGATTCCTTTTAACAAAAACAGTCGCAAATCACGggatgggagaggaagagggttGCCAAAGAAAG gtggtggtggtggaaaaggaaCGTGGGGAAAACCAGGAGAAGAGCTGGATGCAGATGGAAATGCCATGGATTCACATGATCCCAACTATGACTCCGATTCACAG GATGAAAACATCGCCTTTGAACAGATCTGTCCTGAGATGACAACGGAGGACTTTGAGAAGTTCTTTGAACCTATGATAATGGAGTACTTTGAGCATGGCGACACTAAAGATGTCCTT GAGGAGCTGAGTGACGTGAACATTGAGCACCTGAAGCGCAGGATGGTGGAGTTTCTTATCAGCAAGGCTCTGGACCACAAGGACCACCACCGGGAGCTGACGTCTGTGCTGATCTCTGACCTGTATGGCAAGGTGCTCAACACCGATCACCTGATGGAGGGCTTTGATGACGTCCTCACACGCCTGTCAGACCTGGTCATTGATACCCCTGATGCATCCACG GTGGTTGGGAAGTTCATTGCTAGAGCTGTTGCTGATGACTGCTTGCCACCCAAGTATGTTGTGAGGCACAAAGCTGAAGACGTCAGTTGTCCTCACACCAA AAAAGCAGCAGAGCAGGCGGATGTATTGCTGAACCAGAAGCACGGCATTGTCAGACTGGACAATATCTGGGGCACTGGGGGCGGCATCCGTCCCGTCAAACAGCTCATTAAAAAG ATTGTGCTCCTGCTGAAAGAGTACCTGTCCTCCAGTGACATCAAGGAGGCCACACTGTGCCTGACACAGCTCAATGTGCCCCACTTCCACCATGAAGTGGTCTATGAG GCCACAGTGATAGTGCTGGAGGATTCCCATGAGCGAGCTGCTGAGATGATGGCCAAGTTCCTCAAGTCCTTGGCTGATGCTGTCATCATCACTCCTGAGCAGTTCAAACAG GGATTCCAGCGTGTGTATGACAGCATGCCAGACCTGTGTCTGGACGTGCCCAATGCCTACCAGCTGCTGGAGTCGTTTGCTGCCCTGTGCCACAAGGAAGGCTTCTTGTCGGACGCCATGCTCAAAGACATACCTCAGAG GGGCCGTAAGAGGTTCGTGTCGGAAGGCGACGGAGGGCAGGTGAAGGCCACATCATCCTAA